One region of Vigna angularis cultivar LongXiaoDou No.4 chromosome 10, ASM1680809v1, whole genome shotgun sequence genomic DNA includes:
- the LOC108335234 gene encoding leucoanthocyanidin dioxygenase, whose amino-acid sequence MGTVGPRVESLASSGITCIPKEYVRPQEELDNIGNVFEEEKKEGPQVPTIDLGEIDSPSEVVRGKCREKLKKAAAEWGVMNLVNHGIPEELLNRLRKAGETFFSLPIEEKEKYANDQASGKIQGYGSKLANNASGQLEWEDYFFHLVYPEDKRDLSIWPTKPSDYTEATSEYARQLRSLATKILEALSIGLGLEGGRLEKEVGGMEELLLQLKINYYPICPQPELALGVEAHTDISSLTFLLHNMVPGLQLFYKGKWVTAKCVPNSIFMHIGDTVEILSNGRYKSILHRGLVNKEKVRISWAVFCEPPKEKIILQPLPELVTEKEPARFPPRTFAQHIHHKLFRKDEEALPN is encoded by the exons ATGGGTACGGTGGGTCCGAGAGTTGAAAGCTTGGCGAGCAGTGGGATAACGTGTATCCCGAAGGAGTACGTGAGGCCGCAAGAGGAGTTGGACAACATAGGAAACGTGTTCgaggaggagaagaaggaagGGCCTCAAGTTCCAACGATTGACCTGGGAGAGATAGACTCGCCGTCGGAGGTTGTTCGAGGGAAGTGTCGGGAGAAGCTGAAGAAAGCGGCGGCGGAATGGGGCGTGATGAACCTGGTGAACCATGGCATCCCCGAGGAGCTCTTGAATCGCCTGCGGAAAGCAGGGGAAACCTTCTTCTCTCTTCCCATTGAGGAGAAGGAGAAGTACGCCAACGACCAAGCCTCTGGGAAGATTCAGGGGTACGGAAGCAAGCTTGCCAACAATGCCAGTGGGCAATTGGAGTGGGAAGATTACTTCTTCCACCTTGTTTATCCTGAAGACAAACGCGACCTCTCCATCTGGCCAACCAAACCTTCTGATTACAC TGAGGCAACTAGCGAGTATGCAAGGCAACTGAGGAGTCTTGCGACGAAGATACTGGAGGCACTTTCTATTGGATTGGGGTTGGAAGGTGGAAGATTAGAGAAGGAAGTGGGTGGAATGGAAGAGCTTTTGCTTCAGTTGAAGATCAACTACTACCCAATTTGTCCACAGCCGGAATTGGCTCTGGGAGTTGAAGCTCACACCGATATAAGTTCACTGACCTTCCTCCTTCATAACATGGTGCCGGGTCTGCAACTTTTCTACAAGGGAAAATGGGTGACGGCGAAGTGTGTGCCAAATTCGATTTTCATGCACATCGGAGACACCGTTGAGATCCTGAGTAACGGGAGGTACAAGAGTATTCTCCACAGGGGATTGGTGAACAAAGAAAAGGTTCGAATATCGTGGGCGGTGTTCTGTGAACCACCGAAGGAGAAGATCATCTTGCAGCCACTGCCTGAACTTGTGACGGAGAAAGAACCGGCACGTTTTCCTCCCCGCACTTTTGCTCAACATATTCACCACAAACTTTTCAGGAAGGACGAGGAAGCTCTCCCGAATTGA